Proteins encoded together in one Triticum dicoccoides isolate Atlit2015 ecotype Zavitan chromosome 7B, WEW_v2.0, whole genome shotgun sequence window:
- the LOC119342029 gene encoding ATP synthase subunit 9, mitochondrial-like — MLEGAKSIGARAATIALAGAAVGIRNVLSSLIHSVARNPLLAKQSFGYAILGFALTEAIALFAPMMAFLISFVFRSHKKS, encoded by the coding sequence ATGTTAGAAGGTGCTAAATCAATAGGTGCTAGAGCTGCTACAATTGCTTTAGCCGGAGCTGCTGTCGGTATTAGAAACGTCCTCAGTTCTTTGATTCATTCCGTGGCGCGAAATCCATTATTGGCTAAACAATCATTTGGTTATGCCATTTTGGGCTTTGCTCTCACCGAAGCTATTGCACTGTTTGCCCCAATGATGGCCTTTCTGATCTCATTCGTTTTCCGATCGCATAAAAAGTCATGA